One stretch of Streptomyces sp. A2-16 DNA includes these proteins:
- a CDS encoding ABC transporter permease, translating into MSTATQTEAQDLAPVSAESLAALLVAGERPPRPSALSASLTFGWRAILKIKHVPEQLFDVTAFPIMMVLMYTYLFGGALAGSPEEYIQFLLPGILVMSVVMITMYTGVSVNTDIEKGVFDRFRSLPIWRPSTMVGYLLGDALRYTIASVVMLTVGVILGYRPDGGAGGVIAGIALLLVFSFAFSWIWTMFGLMLRTEKSVMGVSMMVIFPLTFLSNVFVDPRTMPGWLQAFVNNSPISHLSSAVRGLMAGDWPADEIAWSLGWAGLFIAVFGPITMRLYNRK; encoded by the coding sequence ATGAGCACCGCGACGCAGACCGAGGCCCAGGACCTCGCCCCCGTCAGCGCCGAGTCGCTGGCCGCGCTGCTGGTCGCCGGGGAGCGGCCGCCGCGCCCGAGCGCGCTGTCGGCCTCGCTGACCTTCGGCTGGCGGGCGATCCTCAAGATCAAGCACGTGCCGGAGCAGCTCTTCGACGTCACCGCGTTCCCGATCATGATGGTGCTGATGTACACGTACCTGTTCGGGGGCGCCCTGGCCGGGTCCCCGGAGGAGTACATCCAGTTCCTGCTGCCGGGCATCCTGGTGATGTCGGTCGTGATGATCACGATGTACACCGGTGTCTCGGTCAACACCGACATCGAGAAGGGCGTCTTCGACCGCTTCCGCTCGCTGCCCATCTGGCGGCCGTCGACGATGGTGGGTTATCTGCTCGGTGACGCCCTGCGCTACACGATCGCGTCCGTCGTGATGCTCACCGTCGGCGTCATCCTGGGCTACCGCCCGGACGGCGGGGCCGGCGGTGTGATCGCCGGCATCGCGCTGCTGCTCGTCTTCTCGTTCGCGTTCTCGTGGATCTGGACGATGTTCGGGCTGATGCTGCGGACCGAGAAGTCGGTGATGGGCGTCAGCATGATGGTGATCTTTCCGCTGACCTTCCTGTCCAACGTCTTCGTCGATCCGAGGACGATGCCGGGCTGGCTCCAGGCCTTCGTCAACAACAGCCCGATCAGTCATCTGTCCTCGGCCGTGCGCGGACTGATGGCGGGCGACTGGCCCGCCGACGAGATCGCCTGGTCGCTCGGGTGGGCGGGCCTGTTCATCGCGGTCTTCGGGCCGATCACGATGCGGCTCTACAACCGCAAGTGA
- a CDS encoding ATP-binding cassette domain-containing protein, with amino-acid sequence MSQHTSSLAIETAGLVKTFGETRAVDGVDLAVPAGTVYGVLGPNGAGKTTTVKMLATLLRPDGGEAHVFGHDVVREADEVRGRVSLTGQYASVDEDLTGTENLVLLGRLLGHHKKAARERAGQLLEAFGLSEAAAKQVKHYSGGMRRRIDIAASILNTPELLFLDEPTTGLDPRSRNQVWDIVRAVVAQGTTVLLTTQYLDEADQLASRIAVIDHGRVIAEGTKGELKASVGAGTVHLRLRDGGQRPEAAEILRRALDAQVQLEPDSVALTARLGSAASDTAAEQASRALAELARTGITVDNFSLGQPSLDEVFLALTGHDTHDSRDNPDSGDSRDSRDDKDEVAA; translated from the coding sequence ATGAGCCAGCACACGTCATCCCTGGCGATCGAGACCGCGGGCCTCGTGAAGACGTTCGGTGAGACCAGGGCCGTCGACGGAGTCGACCTCGCGGTGCCGGCCGGCACGGTCTACGGCGTCCTCGGCCCGAACGGCGCCGGCAAGACCACCACAGTGAAGATGCTCGCGACCCTCCTGCGGCCCGACGGCGGCGAAGCCCACGTCTTCGGCCACGACGTCGTCCGCGAGGCCGACGAGGTCCGCGGCCGGGTCAGCCTCACCGGCCAGTACGCCTCCGTCGACGAGGACCTCACAGGCACCGAGAACCTGGTCCTGCTGGGCCGTCTCCTCGGCCACCACAAGAAGGCCGCACGCGAGCGCGCCGGACAGCTCCTGGAGGCCTTCGGTCTCTCGGAGGCGGCCGCAAAGCAGGTCAAGCACTACTCCGGCGGCATGCGGCGCCGTATCGACATCGCCGCGTCCATCCTGAACACCCCCGAGCTGCTCTTCCTCGACGAACCCACCACCGGCCTCGACCCGCGCAGCCGCAACCAGGTCTGGGACATCGTGCGCGCGGTCGTCGCCCAGGGCACCACCGTGCTGCTGACCACGCAGTACCTGGACGAGGCCGACCAGCTGGCCTCCCGGATCGCCGTCATCGACCACGGCCGGGTGATCGCCGAGGGCACCAAGGGCGAGCTGAAGGCCTCCGTGGGCGCCGGCACCGTACATCTGCGACTGCGCGACGGCGGGCAGCGGCCCGAGGCGGCGGAGATCCTACGACGGGCCCTGGACGCGCAGGTACAGCTGGAACCGGACTCGGTCGCGCTGACCGCCCGGCTCGGTTCGGCGGCCAGTGACACGGCCGCCGAACAGGCCTCGCGCGCGCTCGCCGAGCTGGCCCGCACCGGCATCACCGTCGACAACTTCTCGCTGGGCCAGCCCAGCCTGGACGAGGTGTTCCTCGCCCTCACCGGCCACGACACGCACGACTCCCGCGACAACCCGGATTCCGGCGACTCCCGCGACTCCCGCGACGACAAGGACGAGGTGGCGGCATGA
- a CDS encoding NAD(P)H-quinone oxidoreductase, whose product MYAITIPEPGGPEALVWSEVPDAVAGEGEVLVEVVAGAVNRADILQRQGFYNPPPGASPYPGLECSGRIAEIGPGVSGWAVGDEVCALLAGGGYAEKVAVPAGQLLPVLKGIDVRQAAALPEVVCTVWSNVFMIAHLRPGETLLVHGGSSGIGTMAIQLAKAVGAKVAVTAGTAQKLERCAELGADILINYREQDFVEEVRAATDGAGADVILDNMGAKYLDRNVNALAVNGRLAIIGMQGGVKGELNIATLLNKRAAISATSLRARPPAEKKAIVAAVREHVWPLLEAGHIRPVVDRELPMSDAAAAHRVVEESGHVGKVLLVTS is encoded by the coding sequence ATGTATGCGATCACGATTCCCGAACCCGGTGGGCCCGAGGCGCTGGTGTGGAGCGAGGTCCCCGATGCCGTGGCCGGTGAGGGCGAGGTGCTGGTCGAGGTGGTGGCCGGGGCCGTCAACCGAGCCGACATCCTGCAACGGCAGGGCTTCTACAACCCCCCGCCCGGCGCCTCCCCCTACCCCGGCCTTGAGTGCTCAGGACGCATCGCGGAGATCGGCCCCGGGGTGTCCGGCTGGGCCGTCGGCGACGAGGTGTGCGCGCTGCTCGCGGGTGGCGGATACGCCGAGAAGGTCGCCGTGCCGGCCGGGCAGCTGCTGCCCGTGCTCAAGGGCATCGACGTGCGGCAGGCGGCCGCGCTGCCCGAGGTGGTCTGCACGGTCTGGTCGAACGTCTTCATGATCGCCCACCTGCGCCCCGGCGAGACGCTGCTGGTGCACGGCGGTTCCAGCGGCATCGGCACGATGGCGATCCAGCTCGCCAAGGCGGTGGGCGCCAAGGTCGCGGTGACCGCGGGCACGGCGCAGAAGCTGGAGCGCTGTGCCGAGCTCGGCGCGGACATCCTGATCAACTACCGGGAACAGGACTTCGTCGAGGAGGTCCGCGCGGCCACCGACGGTGCGGGGGCCGACGTCATCCTGGACAACATGGGCGCGAAGTACCTCGACCGGAACGTCAACGCCCTCGCCGTCAACGGACGGCTCGCGATCATCGGCATGCAGGGCGGCGTCAAGGGCGAGCTGAACATCGCCACGCTGCTGAACAAGCGCGCCGCGATCAGCGCGACCTCGCTGCGGGCACGGCCGCCGGCCGAGAAGAAGGCGATCGTGGCAGCCGTACGCGAGCATGTGTGGCCGCTGCTGGAGGCCGGGCACATCCGTCCGGTCGTCGACCGCGAGCTGCCGATGAGCGACGCGGCCGCCGCGCACCGGGTCGTCGAGGAGAGCGGGCACGTCGGCAAGGTTCTGCTGGTCACGTCCTAG
- a CDS encoding bacterial proteasome activator family protein, translating to MEMPRNEGSPESPQILVVGQDGMALGGGGDDDSREVPVTEMVEQPAKVMRIGSMIKQLLEEVRAAPLDEASRARLKEIHHSSVKELEDGLAPELVEELERLSLPFNEDATPSDAELRIAQAQLVGWLEGLFHGIQTTLFAQQMAARAQLEQMRRALPPGVGGQEDGIDPRAGGRSGGPYL from the coding sequence ATGGAGATGCCGAGGAACGAAGGTTCGCCGGAAAGTCCCCAGATCCTGGTCGTGGGCCAGGACGGGATGGCACTGGGCGGCGGGGGTGACGACGACTCCCGCGAGGTCCCGGTGACGGAGATGGTCGAGCAGCCTGCGAAGGTCATGCGGATCGGCAGCATGATCAAGCAGCTGCTCGAAGAGGTGCGCGCGGCTCCCCTCGACGAGGCCAGCCGGGCCCGGCTCAAGGAGATCCACCACAGCTCGGTCAAGGAGCTGGAGGACGGGCTCGCCCCCGAACTCGTGGAGGAACTGGAGCGCCTCTCCCTGCCCTTCAACGAGGACGCGACCCCGAGCGACGCGGAACTGCGCATTGCGCAGGCCCAGTTGGTGGGCTGGCTCGAGGGCCTCTTCCACGGGATCCAGACGACCCTGTTCGCGCAGCAGATGGCCGCGCGGGCCCAGCTGGAGCAGATGCGGCGCGCCCTTCCGCCGGGCGTCGGCGGCCAGGAGGACGGCATCGACCCGCGCGCGGGCGGCCGCTCGGGCGGACCGTACCTGTAG